In Lycium ferocissimum isolate CSIRO_LF1 unplaced genomic scaffold, AGI_CSIRO_Lferr_CH_V1 ctg27468, whole genome shotgun sequence, the following are encoded in one genomic region:
- the LOC132043706 gene encoding ATP synthase subunit a, chloroplastic: protein MNVLSCSINTLKGLYDISGVEVGQHFYWQIGGFQVHGQVLITSWVVIAILLGSATIAVRNPQTIPTGGQNFFEYVLEFIRDVSKTQIGEEYGPWVPFIGTMFLFIFVSNWSGALLPWKIIQLPHGELAAPTNDINTTVALALLTSVAYFYAGLTKKGLGYFGKYIQPTPILLPINILEDFTKPLSLSFRLFGNILADELVVVVLVSLVPLVVPIPVMLLGLFTSGIQALIFATLAAAYIGESMEGHH, encoded by the coding sequence ATGAATGTTCTATCATGTTCCATCAATACTCTAAAGGGGTTATACGATATATCCGGTGTGGAAGTAGGCCAACATTTCTATTGGCAAATAGGGGGTTTCCAAGTACATGGCCAAGTACTTATTACTTCTTGGGTTGTAATTGCTATCTTATTAGGTTCAGCCACTATAGCTGTTCGGAACCCACAAACCATTCCAACCGGGGGTCAGAATTTCTTCGAATATGTTCTTGAATTCATTCGAGATGTGAGTAAAACTCAAATTGGAGAAGAATATGGGCCCTGGGTTCCTTTTATTGGCActatgtttttatttatttttgtttctaatTGGTCAGGAGCTCTTTTACCTTGGAAAATCATACAATTACCTCATGGGGAGTTAGCCGCACCCACGAATGATATAAATACTACTGTTGCTTTGGCTTTACTCACATCAGTGGCATATTTCTATGCGGGTCTTACAAAAAAAGGATTAGGTTATTTCGGAAAATATATTCAACCAACCCCAATCCTTTTACCCATTAACATCTTAGAAGATTTCACAAAACCTTTATCACTTAGTTTTCGACTTTTCGGGAATATCTTAGCTGATGAATTAgtagttgttgttcttgtttctttAGTACCTTTAGTAGTTCCTATACCTGTCATGCTCCTTGGATTATTTACAAGTGGTATTCAAGCTCTTATTTTTGCAACTTTAGCCGCGGCTTATATAGGTGAATCCATGGAGGGCCATCATTGA